A portion of the Thermus thermamylovorans genome contains these proteins:
- a CDS encoding vWA domain-containing protein has protein sequence MSLLAPEALSLLFLLGFLLLGLHRRRPKARLPHPLVPLLREAAREARGPLPWLPTLLFALGLLLLALAAARPLLPLPGRGGGGVAILVVDVSRSMMATDLRPNRLEAAKEAARTFLQEAPPGVRIGLVAFSGFAQTLQPPTRDRPRLLQSLESLEFGRSTAIGEGLLEALRLIREAGGRGEILLLTDGRNRTGADPLEAAAEAARMGVRIFAVGVGVPGWTPGPEDPVSGLGFLAGAFELDEELLWSLAAFTGGQYYLVTSEGDLSALYRELAQGLRLEARTAEATGPLGLLGGFLALLGLTVRRYLSPA, from the coding sequence GTGAGCCTTCTGGCCCCCGAGGCCCTAAGCCTCCTGTTCCTCTTGGGCTTCCTCCTCCTCGGCCTCCACCGGAGGAGGCCCAAAGCCCGCCTACCCCATCCCCTCGTCCCCCTCCTCCGGGAGGCGGCCCGGGAGGCCCGGGGGCCTTTGCCCTGGCTTCCCACCCTCCTGTTTGCCCTGGGCCTCCTCCTCCTGGCCCTAGCGGCGGCCCGGCCCCTCCTCCCCCTGCCCGGCCGGGGAGGAGGGGGGGTGGCCATCCTGGTGGTGGACGTGAGCCGAAGCATGATGGCCACCGACCTCAGGCCAAACCGCCTCGAGGCCGCCAAGGAGGCGGCCCGGACTTTCCTCCAGGAGGCGCCCCCGGGGGTGCGGATCGGCCTGGTGGCCTTTAGCGGTTTCGCCCAGACCCTCCAGCCCCCCACCCGGGACCGCCCGCGCCTCCTCCAGAGTCTGGAAAGCCTGGAGTTCGGCCGCTCCACGGCCATCGGGGAAGGCCTCCTGGAGGCTTTGCGGCTAATCCGCGAGGCGGGGGGCCGGGGGGAGATCCTCCTCCTCACCGACGGGCGCAACCGCACCGGGGCGGACCCCTTGGAGGCCGCGGCCGAGGCCGCCCGGATGGGGGTGCGCATCTTCGCCGTGGGGGTGGGGGTACCCGGCTGGACCCCGGGCCCAGAGGACCCGGTGAGCGGTTTGGGCTTCCTCGCCGGAGCCTTTGAACTGGACGAAGAGCTCCTGTGGTCCTTGGCAGCCTTCACCGGGGGCCAGTACTACCTGGTGACCTCGGAGGGGGACCTGTCCGCCCTGTACCGGGAGCTGGCCCAGGGCCTGCGCCTGGAGGCGCGGACCGCGGAGGCCACCGGGCCTTTGGGCCTTCTGGGGGGCTTCCTGGCCCTCCTGGGCCTGACCGTCCGGCGCTACCTTTCGCCCGCCTGA
- a CDS encoding YwiC-like family protein, translating to MRPASVPLKTVALPTEHGGWGFTLEPLLLGLLLSPGPHTLGLLFLGLFGFLARHPLRLAYQDLRRGRRYPRTHLALRVGGAYLFLALLGLLLTALTAKGPFLLPLLLALPLGAYMAWADAQNRARELFPEVTAALFMASLAPAGVLAGGLGWEVALGSFLALALRDVAALYYARTQVLRARGESPKAYPAHLALWGAGFCAFLLAWRGLLPWAVLPALLLLALYGSLALLRPPVPARVIGWTQMGFGLLVVLATALGYTLGGLPTPLLGVPALHRLLGWGLVGAAFAAGVYLLLRKEVPRAVRFLVGLYDLNAFLGLLALVFAPKLLPHPPLALLGVVLLHLLLRRPQPWPSLGFFLLGLLLLWH from the coding sequence ATGCGCCCGGCGAGCGTTCCCCTAAAAACGGTGGCCCTTCCCACGGAGCACGGGGGCTGGGGGTTTACCCTGGAACCCCTCCTCCTGGGCCTCCTCCTCTCCCCCGGGCCCCACACCCTGGGGCTTCTCTTCCTCGGCCTCTTCGGTTTCCTGGCGCGGCACCCCCTGAGGCTTGCCTACCAAGACCTGAGGAGGGGCAGGCGCTACCCCCGCACCCACCTAGCCCTAAGGGTGGGCGGGGCCTACCTCTTCCTCGCCCTCCTCGGCCTCCTGCTCACGGCCCTCACCGCCAAAGGGCCCTTCCTCCTGCCCCTCCTCCTCGCCCTCCCCTTGGGGGCCTACATGGCCTGGGCGGATGCGCAAAACCGCGCTCGGGAGCTTTTCCCTGAGGTGACGGCGGCGCTTTTTATGGCCTCCTTGGCCCCGGCCGGGGTTCTGGCCGGAGGGCTCGGATGGGAGGTGGCCCTGGGGAGCTTCCTGGCCCTGGCCCTGCGCGACGTGGCCGCGCTCTACTATGCCCGCACCCAGGTACTCCGCGCCCGGGGCGAAAGCCCGAAGGCATACCCCGCCCACCTGGCCCTTTGGGGAGCGGGCTTTTGCGCCTTTCTCCTCGCCTGGCGGGGCCTCCTCCCCTGGGCGGTCTTGCCCGCCCTCCTGCTCCTCGCCCTCTACGGGAGCCTGGCCCTCCTCCGCCCCCCTGTCCCCGCCCGGGTCATCGGTTGGACGCAGATGGGCTTTGGCCTCCTGGTGGTCCTGGCCACCGCCTTGGGCTACACCCTGGGAGGCCTCCCCACCCCCCTCCTGGGGGTACCCGCCCTCCACCGCCTCCTGGGGTGGGGCCTGGTAGGGGCGGCCTTCGCCGCCGGGGTCTACCTCCTCCTGCGGAAGGAGGTGCCCCGGGCCGTGCGCTTCCTGGTGGGGCTTTACGACCTGAACGCCTTCCTTGGCCTCCTCGCCCTGGTCTTCGCTCCCAAGCTCCTCCCCCATCCCCCTCTGGCCCTTTTGGGAGTAGTGCTCCTCCACCTCCTCCTGCGGCGGCCCCAACCCTGGCCTTCCCTGGGCTTTTTCCTCCTGGGGCTTCTGCTCCTCTGGCATTGA
- a CDS encoding vWA domain-containing protein — MAFKSPEGFLLGLVLLGTGVALLWLSHRAGQRRLGRFLDPHLLPRTRPLPLPYLLGLLLLLLAAGRPEASLPWRENLTQVMLVVDTSHSMAADDEPPSRLERAKALAKAFLTGLDPSAKVGLVGFGPHGALLFPPSTDREGLLEVLEALRPQGNTALAQGLAVARRALRPEGPAGRDLPEARPPAALLVLSDGAANVGGDPVEEGRALARAGLPVFVRPLGDPRGTVSRIGEGLFFVPADPLGLLRLAQATGGGVLEEDFRPLYRVLKPHRAWRRQPRDLSQALVAAGFLLFAFGAYRSLAQEGRWP; from the coding sequence GTGGCCTTCAAGAGCCCCGAGGGTTTCCTCCTAGGCCTTGTTCTCCTCGGGACCGGGGTAGCCCTCCTCTGGCTCAGCCACCGGGCGGGCCAAAGGCGGCTTGGCCGCTTCCTGGACCCCCACCTCCTCCCCCGGACCAGGCCCCTACCCCTGCCGTACCTCCTGGGCCTTTTGCTCCTCCTTCTGGCGGCGGGCCGCCCCGAGGCCAGCCTGCCCTGGCGGGAGAACCTCACCCAGGTGATGCTGGTGGTGGACACCAGCCACTCCATGGCCGCGGATGACGAGCCCCCAAGCCGCCTGGAACGGGCCAAAGCCCTGGCAAAGGCCTTCCTGACGGGCCTGGACCCCTCGGCCAAGGTGGGGCTCGTGGGGTTCGGCCCCCACGGGGCCCTCCTCTTCCCCCCCTCCACAGACCGCGAGGGGCTTCTGGAGGTTCTGGAAGCCCTCCGCCCCCAGGGGAACACCGCCTTGGCCCAGGGTCTGGCCGTGGCCCGCCGGGCCCTGAGGCCGGAAGGGCCCGCGGGCCGGGACCTGCCCGAAGCCCGCCCCCCGGCGGCCCTCCTGGTCCTCTCCGACGGGGCCGCCAACGTGGGGGGCGATCCCGTGGAGGAGGGCCGGGCCCTGGCCCGGGCGGGCCTGCCCGTCTTCGTCCGTCCCCTGGGGGACCCCCGGGGTACGGTGAGCCGTATCGGTGAGGGGCTTTTCTTCGTCCCCGCCGACCCCCTCGGCCTCTTGCGCCTAGCCCAGGCCACGGGAGGAGGGGTGCTGGAGGAGGACTTCCGGCCCCTGTACCGGGTCCTGAAGCCCCACCGCGCCTGGCGGAGGCAGCCCCGGGACCTCTCCCAGGCCCTGGTGGCAGCCGGCTTCCTCCTCTTCGCCTTCGGGGCCTACCGGAGCCTGGCCCAGGAAGGGAGGTGGCCGTGA
- a CDS encoding S1C family serine protease, which produces MKGVRGILLLVPLVLALYALLAQGPPLIWAEPVQAPPSGLQEVYNRAHPAALRVEGPEGGRGTGFFYAPGLVLTAYHVVAEGEGYTLLLANRARARAEVLGFHEPLDLAILRTEAAAPATLPLETARPLRVGEPLLHIGNGRGQFIAPRFGRVTRLEASPSPFLPQGLVETSLPLAPGDSGGPVLDAQGRVVGVAVAIGQTEEGFRSFFTPLLGRAAVLAGLERGERTYWPYLGLRGPRALTPDLARELGLPPGGVAVGEVVPGGAAHRAGLRGFEAGGVPDVILEVDGTPVNTFEELLAEVRRRQVGDRVLLTVRRGAEVFRVGVELAPFPGR; this is translated from the coding sequence ATGAAGGGAGTCCGGGGCATCCTGCTCCTCGTGCCCCTGGTCCTGGCCCTCTACGCCCTCCTCGCCCAGGGGCCGCCCCTGATCTGGGCTGAGCCCGTGCAGGCCCCGCCCTCCGGGCTGCAGGAGGTCTACAACCGGGCCCACCCCGCGGCCTTGCGGGTGGAGGGGCCCGAGGGGGGAAGGGGCACGGGGTTCTTCTACGCCCCGGGCCTGGTCCTCACCGCCTACCACGTGGTGGCCGAAGGGGAAGGTTACACCCTCCTCCTCGCCAACCGCGCCCGGGCCCGGGCCGAGGTCCTGGGCTTCCACGAACCCCTGGACCTCGCGATCCTGCGCACCGAGGCGGCGGCCCCGGCCACCCTGCCCCTGGAGACGGCGAGGCCCCTGAGGGTGGGGGAACCCCTCCTCCACATCGGCAACGGCCGGGGGCAGTTCATCGCCCCCCGCTTTGGCCGCGTGACCCGCCTCGAGGCCAGCCCCTCCCCCTTCCTGCCCCAGGGCCTGGTGGAGACCAGCCTTCCCCTCGCCCCGGGGGACTCCGGGGGGCCGGTTCTGGACGCCCAGGGCCGGGTGGTGGGGGTAGCGGTGGCCATCGGCCAGACGGAGGAGGGCTTCCGCAGCTTCTTCACCCCCCTCCTCGGCCGGGCGGCGGTCCTGGCCGGCCTGGAGCGGGGGGAGCGGACCTACTGGCCCTACCTGGGCCTCCGGGGTCCCCGGGCCTTGACCCCCGACCTGGCCCGGGAACTCGGCCTGCCCCCGGGGGGCGTGGCCGTGGGGGAGGTGGTGCCGGGGGGAGCAGCCCACCGGGCGGGGCTCAGGGGCTTCGAGGCGGGGGGGGTGCCCGACGTGATCCTGGAGGTGGACGGCACCCCGGTGAACACCTTTGAGGAGCTCCTCGCCGAGGTGCGCCGCCGCCAGGTGGGGGACCGGGTCCTCCTCACCGTGCGCCGGGGGGCGGAGGTCTTCCGGGTAGGGGTGGAGCTCGCCCCCTTCCCCGGCCGCTAG
- a CDS encoding DUF58 domain-containing protein, translating into METPEALLARLELEAVRPLDGFLFGDYRGVFYGKSLELAEISPYSPGDEAERIDWPATARTGELHVRRFREERELTLWLLLDGSPSMRFGSRRREKYRLALELALAIAYIALRHGNRVGAILPAGLLPPRGGKAQALLLAREAQRTGGSRPLGEALDLLGRVGRRRSLSFVFSDFLDPFYAPLARLAARHDLVAVLVEDPWERELPGAGVLPFFDPETGEEVEVNALDGRVREAYRRRAEALRRARVGEIRRAGADLLPASTEEDLVPLLLRFVERRRKWPSRAPRVSS; encoded by the coding sequence ATGGAGACGCCCGAAGCCCTTTTGGCCCGGCTGGAGCTTGAAGCGGTACGTCCCCTAGACGGGTTCCTCTTCGGGGACTATCGGGGAGTGTTCTACGGGAAGAGCCTGGAGCTGGCGGAAATCTCCCCCTATAGCCCAGGGGACGAGGCGGAGCGCATTGACTGGCCGGCCACCGCCCGCACGGGGGAGCTCCACGTGCGCCGCTTCCGCGAGGAGCGGGAGCTCACCCTCTGGCTCCTCCTGGACGGGAGCCCCTCCATGCGCTTCGGCTCCCGCAGGCGGGAGAAGTACCGCCTGGCCCTGGAACTGGCCCTGGCCATCGCCTACATCGCCCTGCGCCACGGAAACCGGGTGGGAGCCATCCTGCCCGCTGGCCTTCTGCCCCCCCGGGGGGGCAAGGCCCAGGCCCTCCTCCTGGCCCGGGAGGCCCAAAGGACCGGGGGAAGCCGCCCCCTGGGGGAGGCCCTGGACCTCCTGGGACGGGTGGGAAGGCGGCGGAGTCTCTCCTTTGTCTTCTCGGACTTCCTGGACCCCTTTTACGCCCCCCTCGCCCGCCTGGCCGCCCGGCACGACCTGGTGGCGGTCCTGGTGGAAGACCCTTGGGAGCGGGAACTGCCCGGGGCGGGGGTGCTCCCCTTCTTCGACCCGGAAACGGGGGAGGAGGTAGAGGTGAACGCTTTGGACGGCCGGGTGCGGGAGGCTTACCGGAGGCGGGCCGAGGCCCTCCGGCGGGCAAGGGTGGGGGAGATCCGGCGGGCGGGGGCGGACCTCCTCCCGGCCTCCACGGAGGAGGACCTGGTTCCCCTGCTCCTCCGCTTCGTGGAGAGGAGGCGAAAGTGGCCTTCAAGAGCCCCGAGGGTTTCCTCCTAG
- a CDS encoding P1 family peptidase, with product MAEALWGGKALPLGLGVGHFTDLEARTGCTVVLAAEGAVAAADVRGAAPGTRETDLLRPENTVERVQAVVLTGGSAFGLAAAEGVVRYLAERGRGFPTPGGVVPIVPAAVLYDLGRGRLHRPPGAEAGYQAALAVGEEVGEGGVGAGTGAVAGGVKGGVGLAGYLLEEGFRVAALAAVNSLGRPFDPRTGRLYAEGLLAVEEKALLPDLSRYQGREEDHRFPYLPGQNTTLGVVATDAPLSKAQARRLAIMAQDGIARAIRPAHTPLDGDLVFALALGDGRGVDPMALLRLGAYAADALARAIARAVLLAEGFLGVPSYRELVAG from the coding sequence ATGGCGGAAGCCTTGTGGGGCGGGAAGGCCCTTCCCTTGGGCCTTGGGGTGGGTCACTTCACGGACCTCGAGGCCCGGACCGGCTGCACCGTGGTCCTGGCGGCGGAGGGGGCGGTGGCGGCGGCCGACGTGCGGGGGGCGGCCCCCGGCACCCGGGAGACGGACCTCCTCCGGCCGGAAAACACCGTGGAAAGGGTGCAGGCGGTGGTGCTCACGGGGGGAAGCGCCTTTGGCCTGGCGGCGGCGGAGGGGGTGGTGCGCTACCTGGCGGAAAGGGGCAGGGGCTTTCCCACCCCCGGCGGGGTGGTGCCCATCGTGCCCGCGGCGGTCCTCTACGACCTGGGCCGGGGCAGGCTCCACCGGCCGCCGGGGGCGGAGGCAGGGTACCAGGCGGCCTTGGCGGTAGGGGAGGAGGTGGGGGAAGGCGGCGTGGGAGCGGGCACGGGGGCGGTGGCCGGCGGGGTCAAGGGCGGGGTGGGCCTGGCGGGCTACCTCCTGGAGGAGGGGTTTCGGGTCGCAGCCCTGGCGGCGGTGAACAGCCTGGGGCGGCCCTTCGACCCCCGGACGGGCAGGCTCTACGCGGAAGGCCTCCTGGCCGTGGAGGAAAAGGCCCTCCTCCCGGACCTCTCCCGCTACCAGGGGAGGGAGGAGGACCACCGCTTCCCCTATCTTCCGGGCCAGAACACCACCTTAGGGGTGGTGGCCACGGACGCCCCCCTCAGCAAAGCCCAGGCCCGGCGCCTGGCCATCATGGCCCAGGACGGGATCGCCCGGGCCATCCGCCCGGCCCACACCCCCCTGGACGGGGACCTGGTCTTCGCCCTGGCCCTGGGGGACGGGCGGGGGGTGGACCCCATGGCCCTTTTGCGCCTCGGGGCCTACGCCGCCGACGCCCTCGCCCGGGCCATCGCCCGGGCGGTGCTCCTGGCGGAGGGCTTCCTCGGGGTGCCGAGCTACCGGGAGCTCGTGGCGGGCTGA
- a CDS encoding RrF2 family transcriptional regulator, which produces MPVRSLLRREESYALHALLLLAEEPGLGAAEIARKLKAPPAFLAKVLSKLTKAGLVESRMGRAGGVWLRLPPEEITLLKVMESLSGPVALDLCATLRRCPTEERRGFCYLKPNLVRMNQEIRRAFSSLTLKDLLPEAPKRA; this is translated from the coding sequence ATGCCGGTACGCAGCCTGTTGCGGCGCGAAGAGTCCTACGCCCTGCACGCCCTTTTGCTCCTGGCGGAGGAACCGGGGCTTGGCGCGGCGGAGATCGCCAGGAAGCTCAAAGCCCCGCCCGCCTTCCTGGCCAAGGTGCTCTCCAAGCTGACCAAAGCCGGCCTGGTGGAAAGCCGCATGGGCCGGGCCGGGGGGGTGTGGCTCAGGCTTCCCCCAGAGGAGATCACCCTCCTCAAGGTGATGGAAAGCCTCTCCGGGCCCGTAGCCCTGGACCTTTGCGCCACCCTGAGGCGCTGCCCCACGGAGGAAAGGCGGGGGTTTTGCTACCTCAAGCCCAACCTGGTGCGCATGAACCAGGAGATCCGCAGGGCCTTTTCCAGCCTCACCCTCAAGGACCTCCTGCCCGAAGCGCCCAAGAGGGCTTGA
- a CDS encoding peroxiredoxin has translation MHPVVLLLWGFLRARALAPGDKAPLLQAQDSYGRPVDLRGTWAVLWFYPKAHSPGCTFQAKRYSELYEEFRRLGVQVYGVSHDPASEQCAFLERLALQGGMIPDRDGRLARAYGVRSLFGFYSRDTVLIHPEGRIERVWRGVNPLKDADTVLAYLKGRLR, from the coding sequence ATGCACCCCGTGGTCCTCCTGCTTTGGGGCTTCCTTCGGGCTCGGGCCCTGGCCCCGGGGGACAAGGCCCCCCTCCTCCAGGCCCAGGACAGCTACGGCCGCCCCGTGGATCTGAGGGGCACCTGGGCCGTCCTCTGGTTTTACCCCAAGGCCCATAGCCCCGGCTGCACCTTCCAGGCCAAGCGCTACTCGGAGCTCTACGAGGAGTTCCGGCGCCTGGGGGTCCAAGTCTACGGGGTGAGCCACGACCCAGCCTCCGAGCAGTGCGCCTTCTTGGAGCGGCTGGCCCTCCAGGGGGGGATGATCCCCGACCGGGACGGGCGTCTGGCCCGGGCCTACGGGGTGCGGAGCCTCTTCGGCTTCTACAGCCGGGACACGGTGCTCATCCACCCCGAGGGCCGCATCGAAAGGGTCTGGCGGGGGGTGAACCCCCTGAAGGACGCGGACACGGTCCTGGCCTACCTGAAGGGGCGCCTCCGCTGA
- a CDS encoding DUF542 domain-containing protein — protein sequence MEGITLKTTVNEILRRFPEAVGLLSKLGLDTCCGGAEPLEEAAKAAGQEPRAVLRALEAFLGEEEA from the coding sequence ATGGAAGGGATCACCCTGAAGACCACGGTGAACGAGATCCTCAGGCGCTTCCCCGAGGCGGTGGGGCTTCTGAGCAAGCTTGGCCTGGACACCTGCTGCGGCGGGGCAGAGCCCCTGGAGGAGGCAGCCAAGGCGGCGGGCCAGGAGCCGAGGGCGGTGCTCCGGGCCCTAGAGGCGTTCCTGGGGGAGGAAGAGGCATGA
- a CDS encoding AAA family ATPase, with the protein MAWEEAFQEAGEKLRGLLKEIKRVIVGQDRLLERMLVALLARGHLLIEGVPGLAKTLAVKTLSQALGGTFKRIQFTPDLVPADLLGTRVYNPKEGEFRTELGPIFAHLLLADEINRAPAKVQSALLEAMQERQVTIGKETYPLPDPFLVLATQNPIESEGTYPLPEAQLDRFLLKVVVDYPAFHEELRIVERMTAGEEIRVAKVLPLEELLAISRLADRVYVHPKVAEYAVALVQATRDLEGAGLRDLKPFVAYGASPRASLALVQGAKSLALLRGRAHALPEEVRDLYLDALRHRLVLSYQALAEGVRAESVLEAILKRFPPPFVPFHDPHGDARSPFGPAGA; encoded by the coding sequence GTGGCCTGGGAAGAAGCCTTTCAGGAAGCAGGGGAAAAGCTCAGGGGCCTGCTTAAGGAGATCAAGCGTGTCATCGTGGGCCAGGACCGCCTCCTGGAGAGAATGCTGGTGGCCCTCCTGGCCCGGGGCCATCTGCTCATCGAGGGGGTACCGGGGCTGGCCAAGACCCTGGCGGTCAAGACCCTAAGCCAGGCCTTGGGGGGCACCTTCAAGAGGATCCAGTTCACCCCCGACCTGGTGCCCGCGGACCTCCTGGGCACCCGGGTCTACAACCCCAAGGAGGGGGAGTTCCGCACCGAGCTCGGACCCATCTTCGCCCACCTCCTCCTGGCCGACGAGATCAACCGGGCCCCCGCCAAGGTGCAGTCGGCCCTCCTGGAGGCCATGCAGGAGCGCCAGGTAACCATCGGCAAGGAGACCTACCCCTTGCCGGATCCCTTTTTGGTTCTCGCCACCCAAAACCCCATCGAGAGCGAGGGCACCTATCCCCTGCCCGAGGCCCAGCTGGACCGCTTCCTCCTCAAGGTGGTGGTGGACTATCCCGCCTTCCACGAGGAGCTCCGGATCGTGGAGCGCATGACGGCGGGGGAAGAGATCCGGGTGGCGAAGGTCCTCCCCCTGGAGGAGCTCCTGGCCATCTCCCGCCTGGCCGACCGGGTCTACGTCCACCCCAAGGTGGCGGAGTACGCGGTCGCCCTGGTGCAAGCCACCCGGGACCTGGAGGGGGCAGGGCTTAGGGACCTCAAGCCCTTCGTGGCCTACGGGGCAAGCCCTAGAGCTTCCTTGGCCCTAGTCCAGGGGGCTAAGTCCCTGGCCCTCCTGCGGGGCCGGGCCCACGCCCTTCCCGAGGAGGTGCGCGACCTCTACTTGGACGCCCTCCGCCACCGCCTGGTCCTCTCTTACCAGGCCCTGGCGGAAGGGGTGAGGGCGGAAAGCGTGCTGGAGGCCATCCTGAAGCGCTTCCCTCCGCCCTTCGTGCCCTTCCACGACCCCCATGGAGACGCCCGAAGCCCTTTTGGCCCGGCTGGAGCTTGA
- a CDS encoding class II aldolase/adducin family protein: protein MWEYLVHGEPTPRVAALLEGVGQALEAQGFRQNPQAEAPNLVLNAIAPENPKPYRRKAQATFVASVLELPHFPENPLQNLYPYLVRALSNVLLAYVPGQGVKFLTLELGHYEEPEGAAFYERVAARLRPIACSRLVINNLFEPDLEPELWEGDELTKSLHRAGKRLKEWDLLPAPFPIEEILPPEDLRHVKRLYGIGGLSYGNLSVRKDERRFWMSASGVDKANLKAVGRDILMVKGYDPGRNAILLSIPPHVEPRRVSVDAIEHWMIYREHPGVGAILHVHAWMEGVPATPFNYPCGTYELAQAVAEKVREAPDPTRAVVGLKNHGLTITGRSMDEILERIEGRLIRTVPMV from the coding sequence ATGTGGGAATACCTCGTCCACGGCGAGCCTACGCCCCGGGTGGCGGCCCTGCTGGAGGGGGTGGGGCAGGCCCTCGAGGCCCAAGGGTTTCGCCAAAACCCCCAGGCGGAGGCTCCCAACCTGGTGCTGAACGCCATCGCCCCGGAAAACCCCAAACCCTACCGCCGTAAGGCCCAGGCCACCTTCGTGGCCTCGGTGCTGGAGCTTCCCCACTTCCCGGAAAACCCCCTGCAAAACCTCTACCCCTACCTGGTCCGGGCGCTTTCCAACGTCCTCCTGGCCTACGTCCCCGGGCAGGGGGTGAAGTTCCTCACCTTGGAGCTCGGCCACTACGAGGAACCCGAAGGGGCGGCGTTTTACGAGCGGGTGGCCGCGCGCCTAAGGCCCATCGCCTGCAGCCGACTGGTGATCAACAACCTCTTCGAGCCCGACCTGGAGCCCGAGCTCTGGGAGGGGGACGAGCTCACGAAAAGCCTCCACCGGGCGGGCAAGAGGCTCAAGGAGTGGGACCTCCTCCCCGCCCCCTTTCCCATAGAGGAGATCCTCCCCCCCGAGGACCTGCGCCACGTGAAGAGGCTCTACGGCATCGGAGGTCTCTCCTACGGCAACCTCTCCGTGCGCAAGGACGAGCGCCGCTTCTGGATGTCGGCGAGCGGGGTGGACAAGGCGAACCTGAAGGCGGTGGGCCGGGACATCCTCATGGTCAAGGGCTACGACCCGGGAAGGAACGCCATCCTCCTCTCCATCCCCCCCCATGTGGAGCCCAGGCGGGTGAGCGTGGACGCCATAGAACACTGGATGATTTACCGGGAGCACCCCGGGGTGGGGGCCATCCTGCACGTGCATGCCTGGATGGAGGGCGTCCCCGCCACCCCCTTCAACTACCCCTGCGGCACCTACGAGCTGGCCCAGGCGGTGGCGGAGAAGGTGCGGGAGGCTCCTGACCCCACCCGGGCGGTGGTGGGCCTCAAGAACCACGGCCTCACCATCACCGGCCGCAGCATGGACGAGATCCTTGAGAGGATCGAGGGCCGGCTCATCCGCACCGTGCCCATGGTATGA
- a CDS encoding zinc-dependent alcohol dehydrogenase, which produces MKALLYTPSLPRFFAARALGKRFPRGLLPLRLAEVPLPEREGFVRVRVRLSGVCGSDLALLYGKSPPTISPFFSFPAVLGHEVLGEVEGSLVAVNPLLSCADRGLPPCPACQRGEEGLCQNVAEGALAPGMLGYNRDLPGGWGEWILVRPERLYPIPPGVPEARAVLAEPLAVVLRGLKKLRPWPEELLVLGMGTLGLLAVGLLRALGFAGKVYAVAKYPHQGERARAFGADGVYGTAREALLARARRYRYLLFEGYRGGYQAVVEASGSGRGFREALALAQEGGKVLLLGAPGLEWADLSPFWFKEVGLLGSYTYTREEFAEAVGLLPNLRGLEGLVGGTFPLERWPEALAARGKALLRPG; this is translated from the coding sequence ATGAAGGCCCTCCTCTACACCCCCTCCCTGCCCCGCTTTTTCGCCGCCCGGGCCCTAGGCAAGCGCTTTCCCAGGGGGCTTCTCCCCTTGCGCCTGGCGGAGGTGCCCCTGCCCGAGCGGGAGGGCTTCGTCCGGGTCCGGGTGCGCCTAAGCGGGGTCTGCGGCTCGGACCTGGCCCTCCTCTATGGGAAAAGCCCCCCTACCATCAGCCCCTTCTTCTCCTTCCCCGCCGTCTTGGGCCACGAGGTCCTGGGGGAGGTGGAGGGGAGCCTGGTGGCGGTGAACCCTCTCCTCTCCTGCGCCGACCGGGGCCTTCCCCCCTGCCCCGCCTGCCAGAGGGGAGAGGAGGGGCTTTGCCAGAACGTGGCCGAAGGGGCCCTGGCCCCGGGGATGCTGGGGTACAACCGCGACCTCCCCGGGGGCTGGGGGGAGTGGATCCTGGTCCGCCCCGAAAGGCTTTACCCCATTCCCCCGGGGGTACCCGAGGCGCGGGCGGTCCTCGCCGAGCCCCTGGCGGTGGTCTTGCGGGGGCTTAAGAAGCTCAGGCCCTGGCCGGAGGAACTGCTGGTGCTGGGCATGGGCACCCTGGGCCTCCTGGCCGTGGGGCTCCTGAGGGCCTTGGGCTTCGCCGGCAAGGTCTACGCCGTGGCCAAGTACCCTCACCAGGGGGAAAGGGCCCGGGCCTTCGGGGCGGATGGGGTTTACGGAACCGCCCGGGAGGCCCTCCTGGCCCGGGCCCGGCGCTACCGCTACCTCCTCTTCGAGGGGTACCGGGGAGGATACCAGGCGGTGGTGGAAGCCTCGGGAAGCGGCCGGGGCTTCCGGGAAGCCCTGGCCCTGGCCCAAGAAGGGGGAAAGGTTCTCCTCCTGGGGGCCCCGGGGCTGGAGTGGGCCGATCTCTCCCCCTTCTGGTTCAAGGAGGTGGGCCTCCTGGGGAGCTACACCTACACCCGGGAGGAGTTCGCCGAGGCCGTGGGCCTCCTGCCCAACCTCCGGGGTCTGGAAGGCCTGGTGGGGGGTACCTTCCCCCTGGAAAGGTGGCCCGAGGCCCTCGCCGCCCGCGGCAAGGCCCTTCTCAGACCCGGCTGA
- a CDS encoding cupin domain-containing protein, whose protein sequence is MNLLEKARYGTVRGVELLADHPEVRLVLFSLQGGQEVRGRGEPRVHLLCLEGEGTLWAGEREVAARPGTLLAVLPGEAHGARAGEGRFLVLGILTPRP, encoded by the coding sequence ATGAACCTCCTGGAGAAGGCCCGCTACGGGACGGTGCGGGGGGTGGAGCTCCTCGCCGACCACCCCGAGGTGCGCCTGGTCCTTTTCAGCCTGCAGGGGGGCCAGGAGGTGCGGGGCCGAGGGGAGCCCCGGGTCCACCTCCTCTGCCTGGAGGGGGAAGGCACCCTCTGGGCGGGGGAGCGGGAGGTGGCGGCCCGTCCAGGCACCCTCCTCGCCGTCCTTCCCGGGGAAGCCCACGGGGCCAGGGCCGGGGAGGGGCGCTTTCTGGTCCTCGGTATCCTCACCCCCAGGCCATGA